From one uncultured Bacteroides sp. genomic stretch:
- a CDS encoding helix-turn-helix domain-containing protein, with protein MANDGRIDKYIFKGKDYFCSLELVMDMIGGKWKPIVLYHLRDGVMRSGELQRSLNGIANKMFTQTVRELEQTGLVERIVYPTVPPKVEYKLTPMGESVMPVIETLNNWGKEISVKYNKNK; from the coding sequence ATGGCAAATGATGGGCGTATAGACAAATATATTTTTAAGGGAAAGGACTATTTTTGTTCTTTAGAGTTAGTTATGGATATGATTGGTGGCAAATGGAAGCCGATTGTACTGTATCATCTCAGAGATGGAGTAATGCGTTCGGGCGAACTTCAGCGCAGCTTAAATGGAATAGCCAACAAAATGTTTACCCAAACAGTAAGAGAACTGGAACAAACCGGACTAGTGGAACGAATTGTCTATCCAACCGTTCCTCCAAAGGTGGAATACAAGCTAACTCCAATGGGAGAATCTGTTATGCCCGTTATTGAAACTCTTAACAATTGGGGCAAAGAAATCAGCGTAAAGTATAATAAGAATAAATAA
- the xpt gene encoding xanthine phosphoribosyltransferase, producing the protein MDILKKRILQDGKCYEGGILKVDSFINHQMDPMLMYKIAQEFVARFKNENINKIVTIEASGIAPAILVGYIMQLPVVFVKKKQPKTMENMLTTTVHSFTKDRNYTVCISNNFLTPNDHVLFIDDFLANGNASLGMIDLINQAGASLSGMGFIIEKAFQDGGKILRDKNVHVESLAIIDDLSNCKIKIR; encoded by the coding sequence ATGGATATACTTAAAAAACGTATTCTGCAGGACGGCAAGTGCTATGAAGGCGGGATATTAAAAGTAGATAGTTTTATCAATCATCAGATGGACCCCATGCTGATGTATAAAATCGCTCAGGAGTTTGTGGCTCGTTTTAAAAACGAGAACATTAATAAGATTGTTACCATTGAAGCAAGCGGAATTGCTCCAGCTATTTTAGTGGGCTATATAATGCAGCTTCCTGTTGTTTTCGTAAAAAAGAAACAGCCTAAAACAATGGAGAATATGCTTACTACAACTGTGCATTCTTTCACAAAAGACCGTAACTATACAGTTTGCATCAGTAACAATTTCCTCACACCCAATGATCATGTGCTTTTTATTGATGATTTTCTGGCAAACGGAAATGCATCTTTGGGTATGATTGATTTGATTAATCAGGCAGGAGCTTCATTAAGCGGAATGGGGTTCATTATTGAGAAAGCATTTCAGGACGGTGGAAAGATTCTTCGCGATAAGAATGTTCACGTTGAATCGCTTGCTATTATAGACGATTTATCCAATTGCAAAATAAAGATTCGCTAA
- a CDS encoding nucleobase:cation symporter-2 family protein → MDNQTDTAKEKINPTASSDLIYGLNERPPVKDALFAALQHLLAIFVGIITPPLIICGALKTDLATTGFMVSMALFVSGIATFIQCKKFGPFGSGLLCIQGTSFSFIGPIISAGQLGGLPLIFGVCMAASPVEMIVSRCFKYLRHIITPLVSGIVVLLIGLSLIKVGVVSCGGGYAAMGNGTFGSIENVGLAAIVLGSVLFFNRCKNKYLRMSSIVLGLCIGYGIAFAMGKVDFAKAATTDLWAFNIPMPFKYGLDFNFSSFLALALIYLITAIEATGDVTANSMISGEPIEGEKYLKRVSGGVLADGFNSFLAGVFNSFPNSIFAQNNGIIQLTGVASRYVGYYIAGMLILLGLFPIVGIIFSLMPDPVLGGATLLMFGTVASAGIRIIASHEINRKATLVLAVSLSLGLGVELMPDILNHAPQAIKSIFSSGITTGGLTAIIANALIHIKEGKEDIKEEREIVE, encoded by the coding sequence ATGGATAATCAGACAGATACAGCAAAAGAGAAAATCAATCCTACCGCGTCTTCGGACTTAATTTATGGGCTTAACGAACGTCCACCCGTCAAAGATGCATTATTTGCGGCACTGCAGCATTTATTAGCCATATTTGTGGGTATAATTACACCTCCTCTGATTATTTGCGGAGCATTGAAAACAGATTTGGCAACAACTGGTTTCATGGTTTCTATGGCTCTTTTTGTGTCTGGTATAGCTACCTTTATTCAATGTAAGAAGTTTGGCCCGTTTGGATCTGGTTTATTGTGTATTCAAGGAACCAGTTTTTCTTTTATCGGTCCTATTATTTCGGCCGGACAGTTAGGCGGTCTTCCTCTGATTTTCGGTGTTTGTATGGCAGCTTCTCCTGTTGAAATGATTGTGAGCCGTTGTTTCAAGTATCTGCGCCACATCATTACCCCGCTCGTGTCGGGAATCGTAGTGCTGCTCATCGGACTCAGCCTTATAAAAGTAGGCGTTGTTTCCTGTGGCGGTGGTTATGCGGCAATGGGTAACGGTACATTTGGAAGTATTGAGAACGTAGGACTTGCTGCTATAGTGTTGGGTAGTGTTTTATTCTTCAACCGCTGCAAAAATAAATATCTCCGAATGAGTTCCATTGTTCTGGGCTTATGCATTGGTTACGGAATTGCTTTTGCCATGGGTAAAGTGGACTTTGCAAAGGCGGCTACAACAGACCTCTGGGCATTCAATATACCAATGCCTTTCAAGTATGGTTTGGATTTCAACTTTTCGTCCTTCCTTGCTTTGGCTCTGATATATCTTATTACCGCTATTGAAGCAACAGGAGATGTAACTGCCAACTCGATGATTTCCGGAGAACCAATTGAAGGCGAAAAATACCTGAAACGTGTTTCAGGAGGTGTTTTAGCTGATGGTTTCAACTCTTTTCTTGCCGGTGTATTTAATTCATTTCCGAACTCAATTTTCGCACAAAACAATGGCATTATTCAGTTAACAGGAGTTGCCAGTCGTTACGTGGGTTATTATATTGCAGGCATGCTTATATTGCTTGGCTTGTTCCCTATAGTTGGCATCATCTTTTCGCTGATGCCTGATCCAGTATTAGGAGGAGCTACATTGCTTATGTTCGGTACCGTTGCTTCTGCCGGTATCCGCATCATTGCATCGCATGAGATAAATCGCAAAGCCACTTTAGTATTGGCCGTGAGCCTTTCATTAGGTTTAGGTGTGGAACTAATGCCCGACATTCTTAACCATGCTCCTCAGGCTATAAAATCAATATTCTCATCGGGAATCACAACCGGTGGTCTTACAGCCATCATTGCCAATGCATTGATTCATATTAAAGAAGGAAAAGAAGATATAAAAGAAGAAAGAGAAATAGTAGAATAA